The Streptomyces durmitorensis genome contains the following window.
ACTCGTCGGCCTTCTCCGGCGTGCTGAATACGCCTTGAACGAGGCGGCCGACGTCGTATCCGGCGTCTTCTACGACGACATGCATAACGCTCACGGCGTCCACTCCTCCCCCTTGTGGTCCGGATGCCCGGCGAACGGCTGGGCGAGGATGGCGAGTAGCCGCCCGACGCGCGCGTCCCTCCCGCAGTCACAGGGCCTGCCACGGCGGTCGTCGTCGCACGTTTCCCCGCCGTCGTGTTCCTCGGTGGCTGCTGCGCAGGTGTACCAGCAGTCGCCGTCCACGACTTCGTGCCGCTCGGCGAGCAGGTCGTCGATGAGGGCGAGCTTCGCGTCGAGGTCGGCGATGACGTGGGGGTCGGGTGCAGGCTCGGTGGCCACGGCCAAGTACTTCTCGGCCGCGTAGGGGTGGCCGTCGATCAGGACTTCTGCGGGCATGTCCCTCTCGTGCCGGACCTCGACGTCGTGGCCGTCGAACGCGCTGGGGATGCTGCGGCGCTTGGCGAGCTCAGCGGCGCGAGCCTCTGCCCATCGGTTCCGCAGGAAGTCGGCGATCTCGCTCATCGGTGGCCCTTGGATTGGTTCACGCTTCGGTCTTCTCTTCCCATCGCAGATCGCGGATCCCGTGCGCCAGAACCGCGAGACCGAACTGATCACGCGGCAGCTGGAGCCGCGAGCGTGGATAGATCCGGTACCGCTCCAGGTTGAACTCGCAGACCGCGTCCGTGCCGCGTCCGTCCGGGTCCGGGCCGTAGCGGACCGGCCAGCGCGTGACGAGGCGTCGGGCGTACCAGCGGCGGGCGTGCCGCTTCTTCCACATCTGCCAGGTGGAGGTGGGGACTTCGTAGGTGACGCGGTGCCGGGCGGTGAACGTCTCGGGCGGCAAGTCGTCGGCGAGGATCTTTGTCTTCAGTTGGAACAGAAGCTGGTCCCCGATGAAGTCACGTTGCACAGAGACGTCCATGTCAAGGAACAGCTCCTCGTCCATGGCGAACTGCTGCGCGTAGCGCTTGAAGGTGAGGGCGAGGGTGGTGTCGTCTGTCATGCCGCCACCCCTGCCGCTTCGGCGAGTATCTGCTCTTGCGCGGCCCGGAGTTGCCGCCACTCCTCTTCGCCTTCCCACCTGCTCCGGCAGGCGGGGCACGCAGTTTTGAAACTTCGGGCACTGGCGTAGAGCTGCTCAGCGCAGAGGCGGTCCTCGATGACGACCGGACAGAGCCCGATCTTCACGTTGCCGTACTTCGGCTTGTCGTTGACGATCGCCGAGCACTCGCCATGGAGCTTGCGGACCGCTTCAACATCCTGGCCGACGGACTCGTAGCCGCCACACGCCCACAGCAGGTTGTCCGTCAGGAACTTGACGAGATGCGGGACAGCTTCCGCCGGGCTGCCCCGCCACGGTGCGACCGTCCAGCCGAGCGCCGTCCGCCACGAGTCCTCGATCGCCGACAGCCGGGCCGCGACACCGCCGGGCCCGACGAGCGCGAGGACTTCCAGCCGGGGCGGGATCGGCGGGTTCTTCGAGCCCGAGCCTCCGCCGCCTATTCGCCGGGCGCCGCGCATCAACGCTGCCGTGGTGTCCAGCTGCCGGAACAGCGCGGGGAGTTCGGCGAGGCGCTTCGCGGTGGCATCCTCGTCCGGCCTGCAAGCCCATCGGCCTGCTTCGCTGACCCAAAGCTGCCGTCCGCAGCCGGGGGTTACGCAGACCGGCCACTCGTATTCGGTGAGGTCGGTGGGGTGGTCGTGCACGGCAGGCTCCTCGGGTGGTTCGGGAAGCAGGGTGACGGATGGGCCAATTGTGCACGACGGGTTGACAGGGGTGGGCCGATGGCACAGCAATGGCCCGCCCCAGGATCGGAACGGGCCATGCGGACCTGCAGGGCGGGGCGGTCACTCCCTCTCGTCGTCGGGCCAGACGATGCGGGGTTCGATCCTCGTAGCGCTGCC
Protein-coding sequences here:
- a CDS encoding DUF6221 family protein; its protein translation is MSEIADFLRNRWAEARAAELAKRRSIPSAFDGHDVEVRHERDMPAEVLIDGHPYAAEKYLAVATEPAPDPHVIADLDAKLALIDDLLAERHEVVDGDCWYTCAAATEEHDGGETCDDDRRGRPCDCGRDARVGRLLAILAQPFAGHPDHKGEEWTP